One Streptomyces sp. SAI-135 DNA segment encodes these proteins:
- a CDS encoding iron-sulfur cluster assembly accessory protein produces the protein MSVSDETGTVTDGIILSDAAAAKVKALLDQEGRDDLALRVAVQPGGCSGLRYQLFFDERSLDGDVVKDFGGVKVVTDRMSAPYLGGASIDFVDTIEKQGFTIDNPNATGSCACGDSFS, from the coding sequence ATGTCCGTATCGGACGAGACCGGCACCGTCACCGACGGCATCATCCTGTCCGACGCCGCCGCGGCGAAGGTCAAGGCCCTGCTCGACCAGGAAGGCCGTGACGACCTGGCCCTGCGCGTCGCCGTTCAGCCCGGCGGCTGCTCCGGCCTGCGTTACCAGCTCTTCTTCGACGAGCGTTCGCTCGACGGCGACGTGGTCAAGGACTTCGGCGGCGTCAAGGTCGTCACCGACCGCATGAGCGCCCCGTACCTGGGCGGCGCGTCCATCGACTTCGTGGACACCATCGAGAAGCAGGGCTTCACGATCGACAACCCGAACGCGACCGGCTCCTGCGCCTGCGGCGACTCCTTCAGCTGA
- a CDS encoding cysteine desulfurase/sulfurtransferase TusA family protein yields the protein MSYFDAASSAPLHPVARQALLASLDEGWADPSRLYREGRRARMLLDAAREAAAEAVGCRPDELTFTSSGTRAVHSGIAGVMGGRRRVGRHLIVSAVEHSSVLHSAELFEMTEVPVDRTGAVRAQSYGDALRPDTALACLQSANHEVGTVQPVAAVAAVCREAGVPLLVDAAQSLGWGPVEGEWSLLTASAHKWGGPSGVGLLAVRKGVRFSPRGPADERESGRAPGFENLPAIVAAAASLRAVRAESAQEAARLRELTARIRARVPELVADVEMVGDPERRLPGIVTFSCLYVDGETLLHELDRAGFSVSSGSSCTSSTLTPSHVLKAMGVLSEGNVRVSLPFGAVSEEVDRFLEVLPGAVAAVREKLGAPAPTTAVHEDALVVDALGKRCPIPVIELAKVIGDVPVGGTVRVLSDDEAARLDIPAWCEMREQEYVGEEPADRGSAYVVRRVS from the coding sequence GTGTCTTACTTCGACGCTGCTTCCAGTGCTCCGCTCCATCCCGTAGCTCGTCAGGCCCTGTTGGCCTCATTGGATGAAGGGTGGGCCGATCCCTCGCGTCTCTACCGGGAGGGGAGGCGGGCTCGCATGCTGCTGGACGCCGCCCGGGAGGCTGCCGCCGAAGCCGTGGGGTGTCGTCCTGACGAGCTGACATTCACCTCGTCCGGGACGCGGGCCGTGCACAGTGGGATCGCCGGGGTGATGGGCGGGCGTCGGCGGGTCGGACGTCACCTGATCGTGTCAGCGGTCGAACACTCCTCGGTACTGCATTCGGCGGAGTTGTTCGAGATGACCGAGGTGCCCGTGGACCGCACGGGGGCTGTCCGTGCGCAGTCCTACGGCGATGCCCTGCGCCCCGACACCGCCCTGGCGTGTCTCCAGTCGGCCAACCACGAGGTGGGGACCGTGCAGCCGGTGGCCGCGGTGGCCGCGGTGTGCCGGGAGGCCGGGGTGCCGTTGCTGGTGGACGCGGCGCAGTCGCTCGGGTGGGGGCCGGTCGAGGGCGAGTGGTCCCTGCTGACCGCGAGCGCGCACAAATGGGGTGGCCCGTCGGGGGTCGGCCTGCTCGCCGTCCGGAAAGGTGTCCGGTTCTCGCCCCGAGGACCGGCCGACGAGCGGGAGTCGGGGCGGGCACCGGGCTTCGAGAACCTGCCGGCGATCGTCGCGGCGGCGGCCTCGCTGCGGGCGGTGCGGGCCGAGTCGGCCCAGGAGGCGGCACGGCTGCGGGAGCTGACGGCGCGGATCCGGGCACGGGTTCCGGAGCTGGTCGCGGACGTCGAGATGGTCGGGGATCCGGAGCGGCGGCTGCCGGGGATCGTGACCTTCTCCTGTCTCTATGTCGACGGGGAGACCCTGCTGCACGAGCTGGACCGGGCGGGTTTCTCCGTTTCCTCCGGGTCGTCCTGCACGAGCAGCACGCTGACGCCGAGCCATGTGCTGAAGGCGATGGGCGTGCTGAGTGAGGGGAATGTGCGGGTGTCGTTGCCGTTCGGGGCGGTCTCCGAGGAGGTCGACCGGTTCCTGGAGGTGCTGCCGGGGGCGGTGGCGGCCGTACGGGAGAAGCTGGGAGCCCCCGCGCCGACGACCGCGGTCCACGAGGACGCCCTCGTCGTGGACGCCCTGGGCAAGCGCTGCCCGATCCCGGTCATCGAACTGGCGAAGGTGATCGGTGACGTGCCGGTGGGCGGGACCGTCCGGGTCCTGTCGGACGACGAGGCGGCCCGCCTGGACATTCCCGCCTGGTGCGAGATGCGGGAGCAGGAGTACGTGGGCGAGGAGCCGGCGGACCGGGGTTCCGCTTACGTGGTCCGCCGGGTCTCCTAG
- the nadA gene encoding quinolinate synthase NadA, translated as MTTAQTTELDVQPTPLALLLLGREADPRSERGVECPGDLPSPSDPDLVERARAAKEKLGDKVFVLGHHYQRDEVIQFADVTGDSFKLARDAAARPEAEYIVFCGVHFMAESADILTSDDQKVVLPDLAAGCSMADMATAEQVAECWDVLTEAGVAEQVVPVSYMNSSADIKAFTGKHGGLICTSSNAKRALEWAFEQGEKVLFLPDQHLGRNTAVRDMGMSLEDCVVYNPHKPNGGLTAEQLRDAKMILWRGHCSVHGRFSLESVEDVRARIPGVNVLVHPECKHEVVAAADYVGSTEYIIKALEAAPAGSKWAIGTELNLVRRLANRFAPEGKEIVFLDKTVCFCSTMNRIDLPHLVWTLESLAEGKLVNRIEVDKETEAFAKLALERMLALP; from the coding sequence GTGACCACCGCCCAGACCACGGAGCTCGACGTACAGCCGACTCCGCTCGCCCTGTTGCTGCTCGGCCGCGAGGCCGACCCGAGGAGCGAGCGGGGCGTCGAGTGTCCCGGCGATCTGCCCTCGCCGTCCGACCCCGACCTGGTCGAGCGCGCCCGCGCGGCCAAGGAGAAGCTCGGCGACAAGGTGTTCGTCCTCGGCCACCACTACCAGCGTGACGAGGTCATCCAGTTCGCCGACGTCACGGGCGACTCCTTCAAGCTGGCCCGGGACGCGGCCGCGCGCCCGGAGGCCGAGTACATCGTGTTCTGCGGTGTGCACTTCATGGCCGAGTCCGCGGACATCCTCACGTCCGACGACCAGAAGGTGGTCCTGCCCGACCTCGCCGCCGGCTGCTCGATGGCCGACATGGCGACGGCCGAGCAGGTCGCCGAGTGCTGGGACGTGCTCACCGAGGCCGGCGTGGCCGAGCAGGTCGTGCCGGTGTCGTACATGAACTCCTCCGCGGACATCAAGGCGTTCACGGGCAAGCACGGCGGCCTGATCTGCACGTCGTCCAACGCCAAGCGCGCCCTGGAGTGGGCCTTCGAGCAAGGGGAGAAGGTCCTCTTCCTTCCCGACCAGCACCTCGGCCGCAACACCGCGGTGCGGGACATGGGCATGTCCCTGGAGGACTGTGTCGTCTACAACCCGCACAAGCCGAACGGCGGTCTGACCGCCGAGCAGCTGCGGGACGCCAAGATGATCCTGTGGCGCGGCCACTGCTCGGTGCACGGCCGCTTCTCGCTGGAGTCGGTGGAGGACGTCCGCGCCCGCATCCCCGGGGTGAACGTGCTGGTGCACCCCGAGTGCAAGCACGAGGTCGTGGCCGCGGCGGACTACGTCGGCTCGACGGAGTACATCATCAAGGCGCTGGAGGCGGCCCCGGCCGGCTCGAAGTGGGCCATCGGCACGGAGCTCAATCTCGTACGGCGCCTCGCGAACCGTTTCGCCCCCGAGGGCAAGGAGATCGTCTTCCTCGACAAGACGGTCTGCTTCTGCTCGACCATGAACCGCATCGACCTGCCCCACCTGGTCTGGACCCTGGAGTCCCTGGCCGAGGGCAAGCTGGTCAACCGGATCGAGGTCGACAAGGAGACCGAGGCGTTCGCCAAGCTGGCCCTGGAGCGGATGCTGGCACTGCCGTAG
- a CDS encoding carbohydrate kinase family protein produces MRIAVTGSIATDHLMTFPGRFADQFVADQLHTVSLSFLVDNLDVRRGGVGANIAFGMGQLGTEPILVGAAGFDFDEYRAWLDRHGVDTASVRISETLHTARFVCTTDADHNQIGSFYTGAMSEARQIELKTVADRVDGLDLVLIGADDPEAMLRHTEECRSRNIPFAADFSQQIARMNGDEIRILLEGATYLFSNEYEKGLIESKTGWSDEEILAKVGHRVTTLGAQGVRIDRVGEEPIVVGCPEEERKADPTGVGDAFRAGFLSGLAWGVSLERAAQVGCMLATLVIETVGTQEYRLRRGHFMERFTKAYGDEAAEEVRTHLK; encoded by the coding sequence GTGCGTATCGCAGTCACCGGCTCCATCGCCACCGACCACCTCATGACCTTCCCCGGCCGCTTCGCCGACCAGTTCGTCGCGGACCAGCTGCACACGGTCTCGCTCTCCTTCCTGGTCGACAACCTCGACGTCCGCAGGGGAGGTGTGGGGGCGAACATCGCCTTCGGCATGGGTCAGCTCGGCACCGAGCCGATCCTCGTCGGCGCCGCGGGCTTCGACTTCGACGAGTACCGCGCCTGGCTGGACCGGCACGGCGTCGACACCGCGTCCGTCCGGATCTCCGAGACCCTGCACACCGCCCGCTTCGTGTGCACCACCGACGCCGACCACAACCAGATCGGCTCCTTCTACACGGGCGCGATGAGCGAGGCCCGCCAGATCGAGCTCAAGACGGTCGCCGACCGCGTGGACGGCCTCGACCTCGTCCTCATCGGCGCCGACGACCCCGAGGCGATGCTCCGCCACACCGAGGAGTGCCGGTCCCGGAACATCCCGTTCGCCGCGGACTTCTCCCAGCAGATCGCCCGTATGAACGGCGACGAGATCCGGATCCTGCTGGAAGGCGCCACCTACCTCTTCTCCAACGAGTACGAGAAGGGGCTCATCGAGTCCAAGACGGGCTGGTCCGACGAGGAGATCCTCGCGAAGGTCGGCCACCGGGTCACCACGCTCGGGGCGCAGGGCGTGCGGATCGACCGCGTCGGCGAGGAGCCGATCGTCGTGGGCTGCCCGGAGGAGGAGCGCAAGGCCGACCCCACGGGCGTCGGTGACGCGTTCCGCGCCGGCTTCCTGTCCGGGCTCGCCTGGGGCGTGTCCCTGGAGCGGGCGGCCCAGGTGGGCTGCATGCTGGCCACGCTCGTCATCGAGACCGTGGGGACCCAGGAGTACCGGCTGCGCCGGGGCCACTTCATGGAGCGCTTCACCAAGGCGTACGGCGACGAGGCCGCCGAAGAGGTCCGTACGCACCTCAAGTGA